A single window of Acidimicrobiia bacterium DNA harbors:
- the ftsZ gene encoding cell division protein FtsZ: MGEPQNYLALIKVVGVGGGGCNAVNRMIDAGLKGVEFIGVNTDAQSLLGSDADVKLDIGREITRGLGAGSDPEIGRQAAEDHRDEIEEVLKGADMVFITLGEGGGTGTGGGPVVAEMAKAAGALTIGICTRPFGFEGRRRAVQAENGIQKMREKVDTLIVIPNDRLLTVSDEKTSILNAFKTCDEVLLQGVQGITDLINTPGLINVDFADVRMVMSNAGSALMGIGYASGEGRAVNAARAAISSPMLEASVEGARGMLLNVSGPSDLGLFEVNEAAEIVAKAAHADANIIFGAVIDDGLGDEVRITVIAAGFDRYDGERRPTRLASLGLDDDLDLDDDGIDFSVGASIDTDEADDDFDVPEFLR, encoded by the coding sequence TTGGGCGAGCCGCAGAACTATCTCGCGCTGATCAAGGTGGTGGGTGTCGGCGGAGGCGGTTGCAATGCCGTCAACCGGATGATCGACGCCGGTCTCAAGGGTGTCGAGTTCATCGGCGTGAACACCGACGCACAGTCGCTCCTCGGGAGCGACGCCGACGTGAAGCTCGACATCGGGCGTGAGATCACCCGCGGGCTGGGCGCAGGGTCCGATCCGGAGATCGGCCGCCAGGCCGCCGAGGACCACCGCGACGAGATCGAAGAGGTGCTGAAGGGCGCCGACATGGTGTTCATCACCCTCGGCGAGGGTGGCGGGACGGGAACCGGCGGCGGCCCGGTGGTGGCCGAGATGGCGAAGGCCGCCGGCGCGCTCACCATCGGCATCTGCACGCGCCCCTTCGGGTTCGAGGGGCGCCGGCGGGCGGTCCAGGCCGAGAACGGCATCCAGAAGATGCGCGAGAAGGTCGACACGCTCATCGTCATCCCGAACGACCGGCTCCTCACCGTGTCCGACGAGAAGACCTCGATCCTCAACGCGTTCAAGACGTGTGACGAGGTGCTCCTCCAGGGTGTGCAGGGCATCACCGACCTGATCAACACGCCGGGCCTCATCAACGTCGACTTCGCCGACGTCCGCATGGTCATGAGCAACGCGGGCAGTGCGCTCATGGGCATCGGATACGCGTCCGGTGAGGGGCGTGCGGTCAACGCAGCCCGGGCCGCGATCTCGAGCCCGATGCTCGAGGCGAGCGTCGAGGGGGCACGTGGGATGCTCCTCAACGTGTCGGGTCCTTCCGACCTCGGCCTGTTCGAGGTGAACGAGGCCGCCGAGATCGTCGCCAAGGCCGCGCACGCCGACGCGAACATCATCTTCGGTGCTGTCATCGACGACGGCCTCGGCGACGAGGTGCGGATCACCGTGATCGCAGCCGGCTTCGACCGCTACGACGGCGAGCGCCGTCCCACGCGGCTCGCGTCGCTCGGCCTCGACGACGACCTCGATCTCGACGACGACGGGATCGACTTCTCGGTCGGGGCGAGCATCGACACCGACGAAGCCGACGACGACTTCGACGTGCCCGAATTCCTCCGCTAA
- a CDS encoding YggT family protein: protein MRDVIAWILTVYLIILAARAVLSWFPVQQGTFLASLNSLLLDLTEPVLRPVRRIIPAAGMLDTSFIVVFFVLVIARSAVAAG from the coding sequence GTGCGCGATGTCATCGCGTGGATCCTCACCGTCTACCTGATCATCCTGGCCGCTCGCGCCGTGCTCTCGTGGTTCCCGGTCCAGCAGGGCACGTTCCTCGCATCGCTCAATTCGCTGCTGCTGGACCTCACCGAGCCGGTCTTACGACCCGTTCGGCGGATCATCCCGGCCGCCGGGATGCTCGACACGTCGTTCATCGTCGTGTTCTTCGTGCTCGTCATCGCGCGGTCCGCGGTCGCGGCGGGTTGA
- the murB gene encoding UDP-N-acetylmuramate dehydrogenase, whose protein sequence is MSKVTTSEVIAHELKRALPGAVERDAPLAALTTYHLGGPVAVLVRAGSLDALAAVAQVVREHAPPLLLVGRGSNLLVADRGFDGLAVVLVGTFEDVDLHAGGGDAAPDIVSAGGAVPLPVLARRTAAAGRGGLEFFVGIPGSVGGAVRMNAGGHGRDTADVLVRARVVDLARAGEGAGQEVVRTAPELDLGYRRSALGPVEVVTGADFHVEAASATDCEATIAEIVRWRREHQPGGANAGSVFRNPPGDSAGRIIDEAGLKGLRVGGAVVSPKHANFFQAEPGASADDVHRLVQEVRRRVHASTGVMLETELRMVGFEDAL, encoded by the coding sequence ATGAGCAAGGTGACCACGAGCGAGGTGATCGCGCACGAGCTGAAGCGCGCGCTGCCGGGCGCAGTGGAGCGTGACGCGCCACTCGCCGCGCTCACCACCTATCACCTCGGCGGACCGGTGGCGGTCCTCGTTCGGGCCGGATCACTCGACGCGCTGGCGGCGGTCGCGCAGGTCGTGCGCGAGCACGCGCCCCCGCTGCTCCTGGTGGGGCGAGGATCGAACCTGCTCGTGGCCGACCGCGGGTTCGACGGGCTCGCGGTCGTGCTGGTCGGCACCTTCGAGGACGTCGACCTGCACGCGGGTGGAGGGGACGCCGCGCCCGACATCGTGAGCGCCGGTGGGGCAGTTCCGCTCCCCGTGCTCGCTCGGCGCACCGCAGCCGCGGGGCGGGGAGGCCTCGAGTTCTTCGTGGGCATCCCCGGCAGCGTCGGTGGCGCGGTGCGCATGAACGCGGGCGGTCACGGTCGCGACACCGCCGACGTGCTGGTACGCGCCCGGGTGGTCGACCTCGCCCGCGCGGGCGAAGGCGCGGGCCAGGAGGTGGTCCGGACCGCTCCCGAGCTCGACCTCGGTTACCGCCGTTCCGCCCTCGGCCCCGTCGAGGTCGTCACCGGGGCCGACTTCCACGTCGAGGCGGCTTCCGCCACCGACTGCGAGGCGACCATCGCGGAGATCGTGCGCTGGCGGCGCGAGCACCAGCCGGGTGGGGCCAACGCGGGCTCGGTGTTCCGGAACCCGCCGGGGGATTCCGCCGGCCGCATCATCGACGAGGCCGGGCTCAAAGGGCTGCGCGTGGGTGGTGCCGTGGTCTCGCCCAAGCACGCCAATTTCTTCCAGGCCGAGCCCGGCGCGAGCGCCGACGACGTGCACCGCCTGGTGCAAGAGGTGCGACGGCGGGTGCACGCGTCGACGGGCGTGATGCTCGAGACCGAGCTGCGGATGGTCGGCTTCGAGGACGCGCTGTGA
- a CDS encoding FtsQ-type POTRA domain-containing protein — MSTRPVDPRVRERWIAARRAEGRHRLRIVLSVAGALVVLGAAYAVVASPLFDVDRVGVKGTVRTTAAQVQTAAGVHRGDAMVWIDGGAAAQRIAALPWIRDARVEREWPGTVTVVVTERSPAGWVDTGSSPVLVDGTGRVLERVSEPPTGLPQIVSPKRVPPVGATITPAVGAEVAGRLGVLARAGTRTVMLTPGGVVLGLVSGPEIRLGEPTHVNTKIRSAIAVLTALDGQTVGYIDVTVPSNPVAGPPV; from the coding sequence GTGAGCACCCGGCCCGTCGATCCGCGGGTGCGCGAGCGGTGGATCGCCGCCAGGCGCGCCGAGGGTCGCCACCGGCTTCGGATCGTTCTCAGTGTCGCCGGCGCCCTGGTCGTCCTCGGCGCCGCGTATGCAGTCGTCGCCTCCCCGCTGTTCGACGTGGACCGCGTCGGGGTGAAGGGGACCGTCCGTACCACCGCCGCGCAGGTGCAGACCGCGGCCGGTGTTCACCGTGGCGACGCGATGGTGTGGATCGACGGTGGCGCAGCCGCGCAGCGGATCGCTGCACTCCCGTGGATTCGCGACGCGCGGGTCGAGCGCGAGTGGCCGGGGACGGTGACGGTCGTCGTTACCGAGCGCAGCCCGGCCGGGTGGGTCGACACCGGGAGCAGTCCCGTGCTCGTCGACGGCACGGGCCGTGTGCTGGAGCGTGTGAGCGAACCACCGACGGGTCTGCCGCAGATCGTCTCCCCGAAGCGCGTCCCGCCGGTCGGCGCGACCATCACTCCGGCCGTCGGCGCCGAGGTCGCGGGCAGGCTCGGGGTACTCGCACGGGCGGGTACGCGCACGGTGATGCTCACGCCGGGCGGCGTGGTGCTCGGCCTCGTGTCGGGCCCAGAGATTCGGCTGGGGGAGCCCACGCACGTGAACACGAAGATCCGATCTGCGATCGCGGTGCTCACCGCGCTCGACGGCCAGACGGTCGGGTACATCGACGTCACCGTCCCGTCGAACCCGGTCGCGGGTCCGCCAGTCTGA
- a CDS encoding polyphenol oxidase family protein, with translation MIVRTLGTAMVVFTDRHGGVSRGPYESANLAYHVGDEPDAVAENRALAAARAGMGRPDQWACVHQVHGNGVVRFDAPPGSGTEPAFRSGTEPAFRSGTEPAFRSGTEPDADASVTTAIGLPLVILTADCAPLAIVGDGAVAAVHVGWAGLEAGVVERAANAVRAVAPGPLRAVLGPCIHPGRYEFGPGLLERLVTRFGVEIAALTEADRPALDIPAAVRIALRNAGVDALDDVGVCTASSPDYFSYRRDGDTGRQAMLVVRER, from the coding sequence TTGATCGTCCGGACCCTCGGCACCGCGATGGTGGTCTTCACCGACCGCCACGGTGGCGTGTCCCGCGGTCCCTATGAGTCGGCGAACCTCGCTTACCACGTGGGCGACGAGCCCGACGCGGTCGCCGAGAACCGCGCCCTCGCTGCCGCCCGCGCCGGGATGGGTCGTCCCGACCAGTGGGCATGCGTCCACCAGGTCCACGGCAATGGCGTCGTGCGTTTCGACGCGCCGCCCGGTTCGGGCACCGAGCCGGCTTTCCGTTCGGGCACCGAGCCGGCTTTCCGTTCGGGCACCGAGCCGGCTTTCCGTTCGGGCACCGAGCCGGACGCCGATGCTTCGGTCACGACGGCCATCGGGCTGCCGCTCGTGATCCTCACCGCCGACTGCGCCCCGCTGGCGATCGTCGGCGACGGCGCGGTCGCGGCCGTCCACGTCGGTTGGGCGGGCTTGGAGGCCGGAGTGGTGGAGCGGGCCGCCAACGCAGTGCGTGCGGTCGCGCCGGGTCCGCTGCGCGCCGTGCTCGGTCCGTGTATCCATCCGGGGCGCTACGAGTTCGGCCCCGGGCTGCTCGAGCGCCTCGTCACGCGATTCGGCGTCGAGATCGCCGCGCTCACCGAGGCGGACAGGCCCGCGCTCGACATCCCGGCCGCGGTGCGCATCGCGCTGCGCAACGCCGGCGTCGACGCGCTCGACGACGTCGGCGTCTGCACCGCGAGCTCGCCCGACTACTTCTCGTACCGCCGTGACGGCGACACCGGCCGTCAGGCGATGCTCGTGGTGCGCGAGCGATGA
- the ileS gene encoding isoleucine--tRNA ligase, producing MPFDPVPAFDPVTLEGAVLDRWREGDVFAESLRRREGAPEWVFYEGPPTANGRPGIHHVWGRIFKDFYPRFHTMRGRHVARKAGWDCHGLPVEVEIEKELGFTDKHQIEDFGIARFNQRCRESVQRYVEDWSALTTRIGMWLDTKDAYWTLSNEYIESVWWLFRQMWDNGDIYEGHKVVPYCGRCGTALSSHELGQPGAYQDVTEPSVYVRFPVVGRDFDLLVWTTTPWTLISNVAAAVGPDVEYVRVRREAGSRDLVLGAARVADVLGDDADVVGPVAVDDLVGLRYERPFQYLPLGTDDAARVVADEFVTVDDGSGIVHLAPAFGEIDREVAEREGLPTLNPVGPAATFVDTPYRGQFVKDADPALIDELARAGRLFKVVDSAHSYPHCWRCDTPLIYWAKPTWFARTSAHKHELLRENETIGWHPDHIKHGRFGDWLENNVDWALSRDRFWGTPLPIWRCDGCGTDTCVGSVAELANLARRDLADLDLHRPDVDDIVISCPSCHGRAWRVESVLDAWFDSGSMPAAQFHYPFENKDQFERHFPADFIWEGIDQTRGWFYSLLAVNTLVFGRTPYRNVVCHALVIDQDGQKMSKSKGNILDPWSVIESRGADALRWNMLSSGSPWTPRRVFPEGIDESTRRFLVTLWETYKFFVTYANLDGWEPDARAPSSHVLDRWIRSRLAATVEAVTDSLEGFDALRAAQALDGFVDDLSNWYVRRSRPRFWNADGNADAAAHCTLHECLLTVSLLLAPYCPFFADALYGNLSRAEESVHLADWPDADLVARDLDLEDEMARARAVVSLGLSARNESKLKVRQPLRRALVLVPGGRAFSEAVAHEIADALNVKALERVTSLERLLDYVVLPNFRALGPKVGKRMPLVKDALGAADGATVQRALDEQGAYELELSDGTRVTLTRDDVEVRARSHEEFVLAQDAGYAVALDTAVDDELRAEGIARDLIRLINDRRKELDFDIADRIRVRATASGRVEAAAHRHRDWIASETLAVELEVEGTAIAGPAHAVIDGLAVELEIRRA from the coding sequence GTGCCGTTCGATCCCGTTCCCGCTTTCGATCCCGTCACCCTCGAGGGAGCGGTGCTCGACCGGTGGCGCGAGGGCGACGTGTTCGCGGAGAGCCTCCGCCGCCGCGAGGGCGCACCCGAGTGGGTGTTCTACGAGGGCCCGCCCACCGCCAACGGACGTCCCGGTATCCACCACGTGTGGGGCCGCATCTTCAAGGACTTCTACCCGCGCTTCCACACGATGCGCGGGCGTCACGTGGCGCGCAAGGCGGGATGGGACTGCCACGGGTTACCGGTCGAGGTCGAGATCGAGAAGGAGCTCGGCTTCACGGACAAGCACCAGATCGAGGACTTCGGGATTGCACGCTTCAACCAACGATGCCGTGAATCCGTGCAGCGCTACGTCGAGGACTGGTCGGCGCTCACGACGCGCATCGGTATGTGGCTCGACACGAAAGACGCCTACTGGACGCTCAGCAACGAGTACATCGAGAGCGTGTGGTGGCTGTTCCGACAGATGTGGGACAACGGCGACATCTACGAGGGCCACAAGGTCGTGCCGTACTGCGGTCGCTGCGGTACCGCGCTCTCGAGTCACGAGCTCGGCCAGCCCGGCGCGTACCAGGACGTCACCGAACCCTCCGTCTACGTCCGCTTCCCGGTGGTCGGTCGCGACTTCGATCTCCTCGTGTGGACCACCACACCGTGGACCCTCATCTCGAACGTCGCCGCCGCGGTCGGTCCCGACGTCGAGTACGTCCGGGTACGCCGCGAAGCGGGCAGCCGCGACCTGGTCCTCGGAGCCGCGCGCGTCGCAGATGTGCTCGGTGACGACGCCGACGTCGTCGGGCCCGTGGCGGTCGACGACCTCGTGGGGCTCCGCTACGAGCGACCGTTCCAGTACCTGCCGCTCGGCACCGACGACGCGGCGCGGGTGGTGGCCGACGAGTTCGTCACCGTCGACGACGGTTCCGGGATCGTGCACCTCGCCCCCGCCTTCGGCGAGATCGACCGCGAGGTCGCCGAGCGCGAAGGCCTCCCGACGCTCAATCCGGTCGGGCCCGCCGCGACGTTCGTCGACACGCCCTATCGCGGGCAGTTCGTGAAAGACGCCGACCCCGCGCTCATCGACGAGCTCGCCCGAGCAGGTCGTTTGTTCAAGGTGGTCGACTCCGCGCACTCCTACCCGCACTGCTGGCGCTGCGACACGCCGCTCATCTACTGGGCGAAACCCACCTGGTTCGCGCGCACGTCCGCGCACAAGCACGAGCTGCTCCGCGAGAACGAGACGATCGGCTGGCATCCCGACCACATCAAGCACGGACGCTTCGGCGACTGGCTCGAGAACAACGTCGACTGGGCGCTCTCGCGCGACCGATTCTGGGGTACACCGCTCCCGATCTGGCGTTGCGACGGGTGCGGCACCGACACGTGCGTCGGCTCCGTCGCCGAACTCGCGAACCTCGCGCGTCGCGATCTCGCCGACCTCGACCTGCACCGCCCCGACGTCGACGACATCGTGATCTCGTGTCCCTCCTGTCACGGGCGTGCATGGCGCGTCGAGTCGGTGCTCGACGCGTGGTTCGACTCGGGCTCGATGCCCGCCGCGCAGTTCCACTACCCGTTCGAGAACAAGGATCAGTTCGAGCGCCACTTCCCCGCCGACTTCATCTGGGAGGGGATCGACCAGACGCGCGGCTGGTTCTACTCGCTCCTCGCGGTGAACACGCTCGTGTTCGGGCGCACGCCCTACCGCAACGTCGTATGCCACGCGCTGGTCATCGACCAGGACGGGCAGAAGATGTCGAAGTCGAAGGGCAACATCCTCGATCCCTGGAGCGTGATCGAGTCACGCGGCGCCGACGCGCTGCGTTGGAACATGCTCTCGTCGGGCTCGCCGTGGACGCCGCGGCGCGTCTTCCCCGAGGGCATCGACGAATCGACGCGGCGCTTCCTCGTCACGCTCTGGGAGACCTACAAGTTCTTCGTGACCTATGCCAACCTCGACGGATGGGAGCCCGACGCTCGAGCCCCCAGTTCGCACGTGCTCGACCGGTGGATCCGGTCGCGGCTGGCCGCAACTGTCGAGGCCGTCACCGATTCGCTCGAAGGATTCGACGCGTTGCGCGCCGCGCAGGCGCTCGACGGTTTCGTCGACGACCTCTCGAACTGGTATGTGCGCCGCTCAAGGCCCCGGTTCTGGAACGCCGACGGCAACGCCGACGCGGCCGCGCACTGCACGCTGCACGAGTGCCTGCTCACCGTGAGTCTGCTCCTCGCGCCGTACTGCCCATTCTTTGCCGACGCCCTGTACGGCAACCTGTCGCGTGCCGAGGAGTCCGTGCATCTCGCCGACTGGCCCGACGCCGATCTCGTCGCACGCGACCTCGACCTCGAGGACGAGATGGCGCGCGCGCGCGCGGTCGTGTCGCTCGGTTTGTCGGCGCGCAACGAATCGAAGCTGAAGGTACGGCAACCACTGCGTCGTGCGCTCGTGCTCGTGCCCGGCGGCCGCGCATTCTCCGAGGCGGTCGCGCACGAGATCGCCGACGCGCTGAACGTGAAGGCGTTGGAACGCGTCACCAGCCTCGAACGACTACTCGACTACGTGGTACTCCCCAACTTCCGGGCGCTCGGGCCGAAGGTCGGCAAGCGCATGCCGCTCGTGAAGGACGCGCTCGGCGCCGCCGACGGTGCAACGGTGCAACGCGCGCTCGATGAGCAGGGTGCCTACGAGCTCGAGCTCAGCGACGGCACCCGCGTCACACTCACCCGCGACGACGTCGAGGTGCGAGCCCGGTCGCACGAGGAGTTCGTGCTTGCCCAAGACGCGGGGTACGCGGTGGCACTCGACACCGCGGTCGACGACGAGCTGAGGGCGGAGGGCATCGCACGCGACCTCATCCGCTTGATCAACGATCGTCGCAAGGAGCTCGACTTCGACATCGCCGACCGTATCCGGGTGCGGGCCACCGCCAGTGGCCGTGTCGAGGCGGCCGCTCACCGTCACCGTGACTGGATCGCGAGTGAGACACTGGCCGTAGAGCTCGAGGTCGAGGGCACCGCGATTGCCGGCCCCGCTCACGCGGTCATCGACGGACTCGCCGTCGAGCTCGAGATCAGGCGGGCCTAG
- a CDS encoding TraR/DksA C4-type zinc finger protein yields the protein PVKKVAPVKKVAPVKKVAPVKKVAKPAIVKKAPAARSGTEPAIKKAPPRKSTVTCPLSGFEVKPDKPNLAPSTVERLRVKLLDERERHLAQADQLAAEAQQLALDRDEGDTQFDEEGGEGDTISVERERDLMLSASARQTVEEIDRALERIKSRTYGLCVPAGRRISLERLEALPYAETCVDCKARAERRR from the coding sequence CGCCCGTCAAGAAGGTCGCGCCCGTCAAGAAGGTCGCGCCCGTCAAGAAGGTCGCGCCCGTCAAGAAGGTCGCCAAGCCCGCAATCGTCAAGAAGGCACCAGCCGCCCGTTCCGGCACGGAGCCGGCGATCAAGAAGGCGCCGCCGCGCAAGAGCACGGTGACCTGTCCGCTGTCGGGGTTCGAGGTGAAGCCCGACAAGCCCAACCTCGCGCCGAGCACCGTCGAGCGCCTCCGGGTCAAGCTCCTCGACGAGCGAGAGCGCCATCTCGCGCAGGCCGACCAGCTGGCGGCGGAGGCGCAACAACTCGCACTCGATCGCGACGAGGGCGACACGCAGTTCGACGAGGAAGGCGGCGAGGGCGACACGATCAGCGTCGAGCGCGAGCGCGACCTGATGCTGTCGGCATCGGCGCGCCAGACCGTCGAGGAGATCGACCGCGCGCTCGAGCGGATCAAAAGCCGCACGTATGGCCTGTGCGTTCCCGCGGGGCGCCGAATCTCGCTGGAGCGCCTCGAAGCACTTCCTTACGCGGAGACCTGCGTCGACTGCAAGGCGCGTGCCGAGCGACGCCGATAG
- a CDS encoding cell division protein SepF: MASMWRRAMVYLGLQDDDELDYGGDYEPYGDYADVARDSRAPQAGADDSDNGDDAGRRPAGSDRSARSDSGTVRATRDYGPELPPVTPRPSVVRTIGPTTAARVHVIEPSGFSNAPEVGDRLKANQPVILNLQGLPKELQRRLIDFSSGLAYAVGGKMARVNDQVFLLTPTDVEVSQEEKERLQARGLYQA, encoded by the coding sequence ATGGCTTCGATGTGGCGGCGGGCGATGGTCTACCTGGGGCTCCAGGACGACGACGAGCTCGACTACGGCGGGGACTACGAGCCCTACGGCGACTATGCGGACGTCGCGCGCGACTCGCGGGCCCCCCAAGCCGGCGCCGACGACTCCGACAACGGCGACGACGCGGGCCGCCGACCGGCGGGCTCCGACCGATCTGCTCGTAGCGACTCAGGCACGGTCCGGGCAACCCGCGACTACGGCCCCGAGCTCCCCCCCGTCACACCCCGCCCGTCGGTGGTCCGCACGATCGGACCCACCACCGCGGCGCGCGTGCACGTCATCGAGCCTTCCGGCTTCAGCAATGCTCCCGAAGTGGGCGACCGCCTCAAAGCCAACCAGCCCGTGATCCTCAACCTGCAGGGGCTGCCGAAGGAGCTTCAGCGTCGGCTGATCGATTTCTCGAGCGGGCTCGCCTACGCGGTCGGCGGCAAGATGGCCCGGGTCAACGATCAGGTCTTCTTGCTCACCCCCACCGACGTCGAGGTGTCCCAGGAGGAGAAGGAGCGGCTGCAGGCGCGTGGCCTGTACCAAGCCTGA
- a CDS encoding YggS family pyridoxal phosphate-dependent enzyme, whose product MNVEEAVAAVRARIDAAAARAGRDPAEVTLVAATKTVDPERVRAVVAAGVADLGENRAQELLEKAPVVDGARWHFVGALQRNKVRALAPWVVCWHSVDRDALGAEIARRAPGARVLVEVNLAEESQKHGCAPAQAPALVDVLCGQGLAVDGLMALPPAGDDPRRWFAALRELATRLDLRELSMGMSDDFEVAVEEGATMVRVGRALFGDRPLPASPERRR is encoded by the coding sequence ATGAACGTCGAAGAGGCCGTGGCGGCAGTGCGCGCGCGGATCGATGCTGCCGCGGCGCGCGCGGGTCGCGATCCGGCGGAGGTCACGCTCGTCGCCGCGACCAAGACCGTCGATCCCGAGCGCGTGCGCGCGGTGGTGGCGGCCGGAGTCGCCGACCTCGGTGAGAACCGCGCACAGGAGCTGCTCGAGAAAGCGCCGGTCGTCGACGGTGCGCGCTGGCACTTCGTCGGGGCGCTCCAGCGCAACAAAGTGCGCGCGCTCGCACCTTGGGTCGTCTGCTGGCATTCGGTCGACCGCGACGCGCTCGGCGCGGAGATCGCGCGCCGCGCACCGGGAGCACGGGTGCTTGTCGAGGTGAACCTCGCCGAGGAGAGCCAGAAGCACGGGTGCGCGCCCGCGCAGGCCCCGGCGCTCGTCGACGTGCTCTGCGGGCAGGGTCTTGCCGTCGACGGGCTCATGGCGCTGCCGCCCGCCGGGGACGATCCGCGCCGATGGTTCGCGGCGTTGCGCGAGCTCGCGACCCGGCTCGATCTGCGTGAACTGTCGATGGGAATGAGCGACGATTTCGAGGTCGCGGTGGAGGAAGGTGCAACGATGGTGCGGGTCGGACGGGCGCTCTTCGGTGATCGTCCCCTCCCTGCATCCCCGGAACGGCGACGGTAG
- a CDS encoding DUF167 domain-containing protein yields MARWNGCYDIERDAVVLHVHVQPSAGRTTVVGRHGDAVKLRVAAPPVENRANTAVAELLAELFGIKASAVELVSGGKSRVKRFRLRGVDVETLDARLDTAVDDTGGPRAARHS; encoded by the coding sequence ATGGCCCGCTGGAACGGTTGTTACGACATCGAGCGCGATGCGGTCGTGCTCCACGTGCACGTGCAGCCGAGCGCGGGCCGCACCACAGTGGTCGGGCGCCACGGCGACGCCGTGAAGCTGCGCGTCGCCGCACCACCGGTCGAGAACCGCGCCAACACGGCGGTGGCCGAGCTGCTCGCTGAACTCTTCGGGATCAAGGCTTCCGCCGTCGAGCTCGTGTCCGGCGGGAAGTCACGCGTGAAGCGGTTCCGCCTCCGCGGCGTCGACGTCGAGACCCTGGACGCCCGCCTCGACACTGCCGTCGACGACACCGGCGGCCCGCGCGCGGCGCGCCACTCGTAG
- a CDS encoding DivIVA domain-containing protein: protein MDVTPQELRGSEIKEAWRGFNRDEVDDLLERAAATIENLTRQVQEFESRAPSDSDALPTNRDDAEMLQRTLLLAQRAADDAVNEAQTHARQLIEESEARAQALVGEAEATARRIAEGERRRLEDEIQDLARRRDQLETDADALELYAAGYRDRLRAAIESDLERLGRDTIEAPSPRPKLHDVEPPTERVERAPEPERDSAVWEVERTPGPEREPVPERTPKPRVAPASVIEARPSETEWPPPADAAPSSASVMAPARGGASAAAAQAPGAQASASWLSDVEPTSEPPVDAAAPWEHATAEHQPYAADTPIEATAVEADDDLDDDAFFASLREAVRDDAPLGPREEQSPFFDDEPVDERRSHFRRRR, encoded by the coding sequence ATGGACGTCACCCCACAGGAGCTCCGCGGGAGCGAGATCAAGGAAGCGTGGCGCGGCTTCAATCGTGACGAGGTCGACGATCTCCTCGAGCGCGCGGCCGCGACGATCGAGAACCTCACGCGCCAGGTGCAAGAGTTCGAGAGCCGCGCCCCCAGCGATTCCGACGCGCTGCCGACGAACCGTGACGACGCGGAGATGCTGCAGCGCACCCTGTTGCTCGCGCAGCGCGCGGCCGATGATGCCGTCAACGAGGCCCAGACGCATGCCCGCCAGCTGATCGAGGAGTCGGAGGCGCGTGCCCAGGCACTCGTGGGCGAAGCCGAAGCCACTGCGCGCCGTATCGCGGAGGGTGAGCGGCGTCGACTCGAGGACGAGATCCAGGACCTCGCGAGGCGCCGCGACCAGCTCGAGACCGACGCCGATGCGCTCGAGCTGTACGCAGCGGGCTACCGAGACCGCTTGCGCGCTGCGATCGAGTCCGACCTCGAGCGACTCGGACGCGACACCATCGAAGCGCCCTCGCCGCGTCCGAAGCTCCACGACGTCGAGCCCCCGACCGAACGCGTCGAGCGCGCGCCCGAACCCGAGCGCGACTCGGCCGTGTGGGAAGTCGAACGCACACCGGGTCCCGAACGCGAACCCGTGCCTGAGCGCACGCCCAAGCCGCGCGTCGCGCCGGCGTCGGTGATCGAGGCGAGACCGAGCGAGACCGAGTGGCCGCCACCCGCCGACGCCGCGCCGTCGAGCGCCTCGGTCATGGCACCCGCGCGCGGAGGGGCGTCGGCAGCTGCGGCGCAGGCACCTGGCGCCCAGGCATCGGCGTCGTGGCTCTCCGACGTCGAGCCCACGTCCGAGCCGCCGGTGGACGCGGCCGCCCCGTGGGAGCACGCCACCGCGGAGCACCAGCCGTACGCGGCCGACACCCCGATCGAGGCCACCGCCGTCGAGGCCGACGACGACCTCGACGACGACGCGTTCTTCGCGTCGCTGCGCGAGGCGGTGCGCGACGACGCGCCGCTCGGGCCCCGCGAGGAGCAGAGCCCGTTCTTCGACGACGAACCGGTCGACGAGCGGCGCAGCCACTTCCGCCGGCGCCGCTAG